A genomic window from Streptomyces sp. NBC_00234 includes:
- a CDS encoding macrolide family glycosyltransferase has product MIGIPIVSHVLPSLALIRELVARGHRVTYANAPVMADRIAATGAEPVPCTSVLPVADNNWPTDPIAAMDLFLDEAVQALPQLHAAYDNDPADLYLYDIGAYAARALAEAQGRPLLQLSPTFVAWDGYEEDVAAHLRKVPGADAYREKFAHWLAGCGATTLDVDAFSGPPAQALALIPKAMQPNADRVDTEAVTFVGPCFDVRAGTDGWTRPADAENVLLISLGSAYTRQPEFYRQCVAAYGNLPGWHVVLQIGRYTDPDELGDVPPNVEVHSWVPQRAILEQADAFVTHAGMGGCGEGLLAGVPMIAVPQGAEQFMNADRLVELGIARRIDTPDATAETLRAALKDLVTDPEVARRSAQLRTDARAEGGTRRAADLIENMPALADGPAD; this is encoded by the coding sequence ATGATCGGCATCCCGATCGTCAGCCACGTCCTGCCCAGCCTCGCGCTCATCCGCGAGCTGGTGGCCCGCGGCCACCGGGTCACCTACGCCAACGCCCCCGTCATGGCCGACCGGATCGCCGCCACCGGCGCCGAACCGGTGCCCTGCACCTCCGTGCTGCCGGTCGCCGACAACAACTGGCCCACCGACCCCATCGCCGCGATGGACCTCTTCCTCGACGAGGCCGTCCAGGCACTGCCCCAGTTGCACGCCGCCTACGACAACGACCCCGCGGACCTGTATCTGTACGACATCGGCGCCTACGCCGCACGCGCGCTCGCCGAAGCGCAGGGCCGGCCCCTCCTGCAGTTGTCCCCGACGTTCGTGGCCTGGGACGGCTACGAGGAGGACGTCGCCGCGCACCTGCGGAAGGTGCCCGGCGCCGACGCCTACCGGGAGAAGTTCGCCCACTGGCTCGCCGGCTGCGGGGCGACCACCCTCGACGTGGACGCCTTCTCCGGTCCTCCCGCGCAGGCCCTGGCCCTGATCCCCAAGGCGATGCAGCCGAACGCCGACAGGGTCGACACGGAGGCGGTGACCTTCGTCGGGCCCTGCTTCGACGTGCGCGCCGGCACGGACGGCTGGACCAGGCCGGCGGACGCGGAGAACGTACTGCTGATCTCCCTGGGCTCGGCGTACACGCGCCAACCGGAGTTCTACCGGCAGTGCGTCGCCGCGTACGGAAACCTGCCCGGCTGGCACGTCGTGCTCCAGATCGGCAGGTACACCGACCCGGACGAGCTCGGCGACGTCCCACCCAACGTCGAGGTGCACTCCTGGGTCCCGCAGAGGGCGATCCTGGAGCAGGCGGACGCCTTCGTCACCCACGCCGGAATGGGCGGTTGCGGCGAAGGGCTCCTCGCGGGCGTCCCGATGATCGCCGTACCGCAGGGCGCCGAACAGTTCATGAACGCGGACCGGCTGGTGGAGCTGGGCATCGCCCGCCGCATCGACACCCCGGACGCCACTGCCGAGACCCTGCGAGCGGCCCTGAAGGACCTGGTCACCGATCCGGAAGTCGCCCGCCGATCCGCACAGTTGCGCACCGACGCACGGGCCGAGGGAGGTACCCGGCGCGCCGCCGACCTCATCGAGAACATGCCGGCTCTCGCCGACGGACCGGCGGACTGA
- a CDS encoding LacI family DNA-binding transcriptional regulator has product MLLAMRDDEEMGRITLAQVAQQAGVSISTVSKVLNGRQDVAPPTRAKVERLLEAHAYRRTTRSAREAPLIEIVFHELESIWAMELIRGVENVAKAHNAGVVLTESGTRHSPSPDWMEAMLQRRPLGVVLVFSALPSEVKQQLRARSIPFVIIDPAGDPDPDVPSVGSANWNGGLAATRHLIECGHRRIGIITGPEDMLCSRARLDGYRSAMSMAGLEVDPELIMFGDFHVEGGYDRAAEMLSRSRRPTAIFAGSDLQALGVLEAARVNGLRVPHDLSVVGYDDVSIARWASPALTTVHQPLRQMAEEAAQMLMRLRAQEPVSTRLELATSLVVRKSTAPPPEE; this is encoded by the coding sequence ATGCTCCTCGCCATGCGCGATGACGAGGAAATGGGCCGCATCACCCTCGCCCAGGTGGCCCAACAGGCCGGCGTCTCCATTTCGACAGTTTCGAAAGTCCTCAACGGCCGGCAGGACGTGGCGCCCCCGACGAGGGCCAAGGTGGAGCGCCTGCTGGAGGCCCATGCGTACCGGCGCACCACGCGCTCGGCCCGCGAGGCACCGCTCATCGAGATCGTGTTCCACGAGCTGGAGAGCATCTGGGCGATGGAGCTGATCCGGGGGGTGGAGAACGTCGCCAAGGCCCACAACGCCGGGGTCGTCCTCACCGAGAGCGGAACCCGGCACTCGCCCAGCCCCGACTGGATGGAGGCGATGCTCCAGCGCCGGCCGCTCGGTGTCGTCCTGGTCTTCTCCGCCCTGCCCAGCGAGGTCAAGCAGCAGCTCAGGGCGCGCTCGATCCCCTTCGTCATCATCGACCCGGCGGGTGACCCCGACCCCGACGTACCGTCGGTCGGCTCGGCCAACTGGAACGGCGGACTCGCCGCCACCCGGCATCTGATCGAGTGCGGCCACCGGCGCATCGGCATCATCACCGGACCCGAGGACATGCTGTGCTCGCGGGCCCGCCTGGACGGCTACCGGTCGGCGATGAGCATGGCGGGACTGGAGGTCGACCCCGAGCTCATCATGTTCGGCGACTTCCACGTGGAGGGCGGATACGACCGCGCCGCGGAGATGCTGTCCCGGTCCCGGCGGCCCACGGCGATCTTCGCGGGCAGCGACCTCCAGGCGCTCGGCGTCCTGGAGGCCGCCCGGGTCAACGGACTGCGTGTTCCGCACGACCTCTCGGTAGTCGGCTACGACGACGTGTCCATCGCCCGCTGGGCGAGCCCGGCGCTGACGACGGTGCATCAGCCGCTGCGTCAGATGGCGGAGGAGGCGGCACAGATGCTGATGCGGCTGCGGGCCCAGGAACCGGTGTCGACGCGACTGGAGCTGGCCACCAGCCTGGTCGTACGCAAGAGCACGGCGCCGCCGCCCGAGGAGTGA
- a CDS encoding TetR/AcrR family transcriptional regulator: MTDAPDNVPEHDGPTAPPDRRPGGRTARIRAQVLDAVRAELGEHGYEGLTMEGVAARAGVHRATVYRRWQDVGGLLADVLDAAGEDDWQPPDTGSLRDDLTALNEEIQESLVAQPSIPEALMAASFRSAQAAHAQTRLWEDRYARCEVLVERAVERGELPPHTDARRLLITATAPLYHQLVLLRTAPDPRLPAHAATTATLAAAAGAFTRPAPGGGS; this comes from the coding sequence ATGACCGACGCACCGGACAACGTTCCGGAGCACGACGGCCCCACCGCGCCGCCCGACCGCCGACCGGGCGGCCGTACGGCCCGCATCCGTGCTCAGGTACTCGACGCGGTACGCGCCGAACTCGGGGAACACGGGTACGAGGGGCTCACGATGGAGGGCGTCGCGGCCCGTGCCGGCGTGCACCGCGCCACGGTCTACCGGCGCTGGCAGGACGTCGGTGGCTTGCTCGCCGATGTCCTCGACGCCGCAGGCGAGGACGACTGGCAGCCCCCGGACACCGGCTCCCTGCGCGACGACCTGACGGCTCTCAACGAAGAGATCCAGGAGTCCTTGGTCGCACAGCCGTCGATTCCCGAAGCCCTGATGGCCGCCTCGTTCCGCTCCGCACAGGCCGCCCACGCCCAGACCCGGCTGTGGGAGGACCGGTACGCGCGCTGCGAGGTCCTCGTCGAGCGTGCCGTCGAACGCGGTGAACTCCCGCCGCACACGGACGCGCGGCGTCTGCTGATCACCGCCACCGCACCGCTCTACCACCAGCTGGTACTTCTGCGGACCGCCCCTGATCCGCGGCTGCCCGCCCACGCGGCGACCACGGCGACCCTGGCCGCCGCCGCCGGAGCGTTCACCCGCCCGGCGCCGGGCGGAGGATCCTGA
- a CDS encoding carbohydrate ABC transporter permease: MTATATASVDSEKAGRTGKPSGPSGIGAGRPGFVWAAPAAVFFGLFAIVPLILVAVLSFASWDGLSDPEFAGLDNWKKLLDDPVMIKSLWLSVLLTVLGVVVQTPLSILLGVWAAGHQRNRAVLSAIYFVPMLLSIAAVSVLWRAVLDPNFGVPAQATWLFGDGNLFGVQSSAIGVLVFVSTWQFTPLHTLIYQGAARAVPPVLYQAAQIDGAGTVRQFFHITLPQLRNSIITSMILMVVGGLTTFDTVLILTQGGPGSDTTISAFYMYQKAFKSFDYGAASAIALLLVLVSTVISLIVVRLSGYDKMRSTMEGL, from the coding sequence ATGACCGCAACTGCCACTGCCTCCGTGGACAGCGAGAAGGCCGGACGGACCGGTAAGCCCTCCGGTCCGTCCGGCATCGGAGCGGGCCGCCCGGGATTCGTCTGGGCGGCCCCCGCCGCTGTCTTCTTCGGCCTCTTCGCCATCGTCCCGCTCATCCTGGTCGCGGTGCTCTCCTTCGCCAGCTGGGACGGCCTGAGCGACCCCGAATTCGCCGGCCTCGACAACTGGAAGAAGCTCCTCGACGACCCCGTCATGATCAAGAGCCTCTGGCTCAGCGTCCTGCTCACCGTGCTCGGGGTTGTCGTCCAGACCCCGCTGAGCATCCTGCTCGGTGTCTGGGCGGCGGGGCACCAGCGCAACCGGGCCGTCCTGTCCGCCATCTACTTCGTCCCGATGCTGCTGTCCATCGCGGCCGTCTCCGTTCTGTGGCGTGCCGTCCTGGACCCCAACTTCGGGGTCCCCGCCCAGGCCACGTGGCTGTTCGGCGACGGCAATCTGTTCGGAGTGCAGTCCAGCGCGATCGGCGTGCTCGTCTTCGTCAGCACCTGGCAGTTCACGCCGCTGCACACACTGATCTACCAGGGCGCGGCGCGCGCGGTGCCGCCGGTGCTCTACCAGGCGGCGCAGATCGACGGCGCGGGCACGGTGCGGCAGTTCTTCCACATCACGCTGCCCCAGCTGCGCAACTCGATCATCACCTCGATGATCCTGATGGTGGTCGGCGGGCTCACGACCTTCGACACCGTCCTCATCCTGACCCAGGGCGGACCGGGCAGCGACACGACCATCAGCGCCTTCTACATGTACCAGAAGGCGTTCAAGAGCTTCGACTACGGAGCGGCGTCCGCCATCGCCCTCCTGCTGGTCCTCGTCTCCACCGTCATCTCGCTGATCGTGGTGCGGCTCTCCGGCTACGACAAGATGCGCAGCACCATGGAGGGACTGTGA
- the abc-f gene encoding ribosomal protection-like ABC-F family protein yields the protein MPTQITALAVSKSFDGRPVLDSVTCALTKGECTGIVGENGSGKTTLLRLLAGRERPDQGEIVLQADGGVGYLAQDGGLPPHMTARQVIDRALGDLRAIEARMRHLEKAMAGGHPSVLDEYGEAVSAFELRGGYDADARLERALHGLGLRQVDRASTIGSLSGGEQIRLRLAAVLAADPEVLLLDEPTNHLDEPALTWLEEHLRSRRGTTVVVSHDRGFLEHVATSLLEVDGDRHGVVRYGNGYAGYLAEKAAARRRWAEHHDRWRGEVDRVREAAAGTARRVAPGRPMKDGNKIAYDRAGARVQQSLASRVRNAEERLRRLLDAPVPAPPEPLNFSPELRAGQLHGAVLDAAGLTVAGRLDPIDLTVRAGERLLITGGNGAGKSTLLRVLAGDLAPDRGHVTSCGRIGYLAQDPDPGSADETLLTAYARGRAGHADEHAEQLLALGLFERTQLAVPTARLSTGQRQRLALARLVSRPADVLLLDEPTNHLSPALAEELETALAGFAGTVVLVSHDRLLRQRWRGTHLALHTAAVT from the coding sequence ATGCCCACACAGATCACTGCGCTCGCAGTCAGCAAGTCCTTCGACGGCAGGCCCGTTCTCGACTCGGTGACCTGTGCGCTCACGAAGGGCGAGTGCACCGGGATCGTCGGCGAGAACGGGTCGGGCAAGACCACCCTGCTGCGGTTGCTCGCCGGGCGGGAGCGCCCCGACCAGGGGGAGATCGTCCTGCAGGCCGACGGCGGCGTCGGTTACCTCGCCCAGGACGGGGGCCTGCCGCCGCACATGACGGCCCGACAGGTCATCGACCGGGCCCTGGGCGATCTCCGCGCGATCGAAGCGCGGATGCGCCACCTGGAGAAGGCGATGGCCGGAGGCCACCCATCGGTGCTGGACGAGTACGGCGAGGCCGTCTCGGCCTTCGAGCTGCGCGGCGGCTACGACGCCGATGCCCGGCTCGAACGCGCCCTGCACGGCCTCGGCCTGAGGCAGGTGGACCGCGCCTCCACCATCGGCAGCCTCTCCGGCGGCGAACAGATCCGGCTGCGTCTGGCGGCGGTTCTGGCAGCCGACCCGGAGGTGCTGTTACTGGACGAGCCGACCAACCATCTGGACGAGCCCGCCCTGACGTGGCTGGAGGAGCACCTGCGCAGCCGGCGGGGCACCACCGTGGTCGTCTCCCACGACCGGGGCTTCCTCGAACACGTCGCGACGAGCCTGCTGGAGGTGGACGGCGACCGGCACGGCGTCGTCCGGTACGGCAACGGCTATGCCGGTTACCTCGCGGAGAAGGCGGCGGCGCGGCGGCGGTGGGCCGAGCATCACGACCGGTGGCGTGGCGAGGTCGACCGGGTGCGCGAGGCGGCTGCGGGTACGGCCCGCCGCGTGGCCCCGGGGAGGCCGATGAAGGACGGGAACAAAATTGCCTACGACCGGGCCGGCGCCCGTGTGCAGCAGTCCCTGGCCAGCCGCGTCCGCAACGCCGAGGAACGGCTGCGCCGCCTGCTGGACGCCCCGGTCCCGGCCCCGCCTGAGCCCCTGAACTTCTCGCCCGAGCTGCGCGCGGGACAGTTGCACGGCGCCGTGCTCGACGCCGCCGGACTCACTGTCGCCGGCAGACTGGACCCGATCGATCTGACGGTCCGGGCGGGCGAACGCCTGCTGATCACGGGTGGGAACGGCGCGGGCAAGAGCACCCTGCTGCGCGTCCTGGCCGGCGACCTGGCCCCCGACCGCGGGCACGTCACGAGCTGCGGCCGGATCGGGTACCTCGCGCAGGACCCGGACCCCGGCTCGGCGGACGAGACCCTCCTGACCGCCTACGCCCGTGGGCGGGCGGGGCACGCCGACGAGCACGCCGAACAGCTCCTCGCTCTCGGGCTGTTCGAGCGCACCCAGCTCGCCGTCCCGACGGCGCGGCTCTCCACGGGCCAGCGGCAGCGGCTCGCCCTGGCGCGGCTGGTGAGCCGGCCTGCGGACGTCCTCCTGCTCGACGAGCCCACCAACCATCTGTCTCCAGCCCTCGCCGAGGAACTGGAGACCGCCCTGGCCGGTTTCGCCGGCACCGTCGTCCTCGTCAGCCACGACCGGTTGCTCCGGCAGCGCTGGCGAGGAACCCACCTCGCCCTGCACACCGCAGCCGTGACGTAG
- a CDS encoding MarR family winged helix-turn-helix transcriptional regulator, protein MSAPSASEQDIRRIASAMTAVLPALHRALDRRLAQDIPYPKLPEGQLALLRLVGDREAITVRAAADELLMKPNNVSALVTQLAAEGLLERRQDPADRRIAHLHLTPEARRRLAVVGALKDGYVAEALSALTDGDLDAIGSALGALQGLTRHLRAASH, encoded by the coding sequence ATGTCTGCCCCCAGCGCGTCCGAACAGGACATCCGCCGCATCGCGTCCGCGATGACGGCTGTCCTGCCCGCGCTGCACCGGGCACTCGACCGGCGTCTCGCCCAGGACATCCCGTACCCCAAGCTCCCCGAGGGCCAGCTGGCGCTGCTGCGGCTCGTCGGCGACCGCGAGGCCATCACCGTGCGCGCGGCGGCCGACGAGCTGCTCATGAAGCCGAACAACGTGAGCGCGCTGGTCACCCAGCTGGCGGCCGAGGGGCTGCTGGAGCGCAGGCAGGACCCGGCCGACAGGCGGATCGCCCACCTGCACCTCACGCCCGAGGCCCGTAGGCGCCTCGCCGTCGTCGGGGCGCTCAAGGACGGGTATGTGGCCGAGGCCCTGTCGGCGCTGACCGACGGCGATCTCGATGCGATCGGCTCCGCCCTCGGTGCGCTCCAGGGACTGACGCGGCACCTGCGCGCCGCCTCTCACTGA
- a CDS encoding carbohydrate ABC transporter permease, with translation MSKSRPNYFAGFGSLVWLLVVGLPLYVMLVATFQSRPDYAANGPLAFPEHFTFDNYVNDLNSGFAQYFLNTVIVTVCVVGIVVLLVPPLAYTIVRSRGRAAGTVFRLFLLGLAIPSQAVIVPMFFVISEAGLYDHLIGVILPTAAFAMPVCALILTGVMRDITPDLYEAMTMDGASSRRVFFQLVLPLSRSGLSTIIVFSALQAWNGFLFPLVLTQSAETKVITMGLYDFQTEHGVDTPGLLAAVVLSMLPILLVYLFARRALVQGLMGVGGK, from the coding sequence GTGAGCAAGAGCCGTCCCAACTACTTCGCCGGATTCGGCTCGCTGGTCTGGCTCCTCGTGGTCGGGCTGCCGCTGTACGTGATGCTCGTCGCCACGTTCCAGTCGCGCCCCGACTACGCGGCGAACGGACCGCTGGCCTTCCCCGAGCACTTCACGTTCGACAACTACGTCAACGATCTCAACAGCGGCTTCGCGCAGTACTTCCTCAACACCGTGATCGTCACCGTGTGCGTGGTGGGCATCGTCGTGCTCCTCGTGCCGCCGCTGGCGTACACCATCGTCAGAAGCCGCGGCCGGGCCGCCGGCACGGTGTTCCGGCTGTTCCTCCTCGGCCTGGCGATCCCCTCGCAGGCGGTCATCGTCCCGATGTTCTTCGTCATCAGCGAGGCGGGCCTCTACGACCACCTCATCGGCGTCATCCTGCCGACCGCGGCCTTCGCGATGCCGGTGTGCGCCCTGATCCTCACGGGCGTGATGCGCGACATCACCCCCGACCTGTACGAGGCCATGACGATGGACGGTGCGTCGTCACGGCGGGTCTTCTTCCAGCTGGTGCTGCCGCTGTCCAGGAGCGGCCTCTCCACGATCATCGTCTTCTCCGCGCTCCAGGCGTGGAACGGCTTCCTCTTCCCCCTCGTGCTGACGCAGTCCGCGGAGACCAAGGTGATCACCATGGGTCTCTACGACTTCCAGACCGAACACGGAGTCGACACCCCCGGCCTGCTCGCCGCCGTCGTCCTCTCCATGCTCCCCATCCTGCTCGTCTACCTGTTCGCCCGTCGTGCCCTGGTCCAGGGGCTGATGGGGGTCGGAGGAAAGTGA
- a CDS encoding ABC transporter substrate-binding protein — MKQRARFLRTAVVGGAALAMVLSLSACGGGGSDSAGGDDTIHVLVYGDATNKVEKELVATFNKTSKVKAVLDTIPGADYQAKLQTIISSKQAPDVFFNWGGGSIKPFVDAGLLLPLDDFIAEDPDLKAKFLPSVFNSAVLDGKSYGVPMRGTQPVLLFNNGKVLKDAGVEAPKTWDDLLGAVEALKAKGVTPIALGGGDRWPTLMWFEYLYDRIAGPELFQKALDGDKEAWASPDSRKALGMIKELVDAGAFGTNYDSVKFTDQGSPTLLATGKAAFELMGSWEYSTQQDAFPEFAKSDLGFSAFPSVAGGKGDQANIVGNTNNFYSVLKKTKHPEAVAEFLKLQYSDQFVKAQLGIGNLPTTTNTEGFLDTAASPEFAKFQFDLVKAAPAFQLSWDQAYPQAASTTMHQSLQQFFNGSMDEDAFIKAMQALPTS; from the coding sequence ATGAAGCAACGCGCACGGTTCCTGCGGACCGCTGTCGTCGGTGGTGCCGCGCTGGCCATGGTGCTGTCCCTGTCCGCATGCGGAGGTGGGGGTTCCGACTCGGCCGGCGGGGACGACACCATCCACGTCCTGGTCTACGGGGACGCGACGAACAAGGTGGAGAAGGAGCTCGTCGCCACCTTCAACAAGACGTCGAAGGTGAAGGCCGTTCTGGATACGATCCCGGGCGCCGACTACCAGGCCAAGCTCCAGACGATCATCAGCAGCAAGCAGGCACCGGACGTCTTCTTCAACTGGGGCGGCGGAAGCATCAAGCCGTTCGTCGACGCGGGCCTGCTGCTCCCGCTGGACGACTTCATCGCGGAGGACCCCGACCTCAAGGCGAAGTTCCTGCCCTCCGTGTTCAACAGCGCGGTGCTCGACGGCAAGTCGTACGGCGTACCCATGCGCGGCACGCAGCCGGTGCTGCTCTTCAACAACGGCAAGGTCCTCAAGGACGCCGGCGTCGAGGCGCCGAAGACCTGGGACGACCTCCTCGGCGCGGTCGAGGCGCTCAAGGCCAAGGGCGTCACCCCGATCGCGCTGGGCGGCGGTGACCGGTGGCCGACGCTGATGTGGTTCGAGTACCTCTACGACCGCATCGCCGGCCCGGAGCTCTTCCAGAAGGCCCTCGACGGCGACAAGGAGGCGTGGGCGAGCCCCGACAGCCGCAAGGCGCTGGGCATGATCAAGGAACTGGTCGACGCGGGCGCCTTCGGCACCAACTACGACTCGGTGAAGTTCACCGACCAGGGATCGCCGACCCTCCTCGCGACGGGCAAGGCCGCCTTCGAGCTGATGGGTTCGTGGGAGTACTCGACCCAGCAGGACGCCTTCCCCGAGTTCGCGAAGAGCGACCTCGGCTTCAGCGCGTTCCCGTCCGTCGCGGGCGGCAAGGGCGACCAGGCGAACATCGTCGGGAACACCAACAACTTCTACTCGGTGCTGAAGAAGACGAAGCACCCGGAGGCCGTCGCGGAGTTCCTGAAGCTCCAGTACTCCGACCAGTTCGTGAAGGCGCAGCTCGGCATCGGGAACCTGCCCACCACGACGAACACCGAGGGCTTCCTCGACACCGCCGCCAGCCCCGAGTTCGCGAAGTTCCAGTTCGACCTGGTCAAGGCCGCGCCGGCGTTCCAGCTCTCCTGGGACCAGGCGTATCCGCAGGCGGCGAGTACCACCATGCACCAGTCCCTCCAGCAGTTCTTCAACGGCTCGATGGACGAGGACGCCTTCATCAAGGCCATGCAGGCACTGCCGACCTCGTGA
- a CDS encoding helix-turn-helix transcriptional regulator yields MTRDAHLDELGEFLKARRAELSPRSVGLPDDGSPRRVPGLRREEVARLASISTDYYTRLEQGRIQASAAVLAVLARALNLDEDQHGYLFGLAGKEQKRPRRRTRQKVQPQLQRLLDDLASTPAIVMGRRMDILAWNTLGAALVADFGSLPEHRRNYVRLIFTDPAMRSLYADWETVARTCVAQLRMEAARYADDPRLTTLVGELSVQDPDFRRWWAAHHVATLGVGTKTLHHPVAGDLTLDWDTLTASTDPDQQLVVWTAEAGTPSHDGLRILASWAADHPMALSGREDRRNTR; encoded by the coding sequence ATGACCCGCGACGCACATCTCGACGAGCTGGGTGAATTCCTCAAGGCCCGGCGGGCCGAGCTCAGCCCCCGCAGCGTGGGCCTGCCCGACGACGGGTCACCGCGCCGGGTGCCCGGTCTGCGCAGGGAGGAAGTGGCCCGGCTGGCGTCGATCAGCACCGACTACTACACCCGCCTGGAGCAGGGGCGCATCCAGGCGTCCGCGGCCGTGCTCGCCGTCCTCGCCCGGGCCCTGAATCTCGACGAGGACCAGCACGGCTACCTCTTCGGTCTGGCCGGCAAGGAACAGAAGCGGCCCCGGCGGCGCACCCGGCAGAAGGTCCAGCCCCAGCTGCAGCGGCTCCTCGACGATCTCGCCTCCACTCCCGCGATCGTCATGGGCCGGCGCATGGACATCCTGGCGTGGAACACGCTCGGCGCCGCCCTCGTCGCCGATTTCGGCAGCCTTCCGGAGCATCGGCGGAACTACGTCCGGCTGATCTTCACCGACCCGGCCATGAGGTCGCTGTACGCGGACTGGGAGACCGTCGCCCGCACCTGCGTCGCCCAGCTGCGCATGGAGGCGGCCAGATACGCCGACGACCCCCGTCTGACGACGCTGGTGGGCGAACTCTCCGTCCAGGACCCGGACTTCCGCCGGTGGTGGGCCGCCCACCACGTCGCCACCCTCGGTGTCGGCACGAAGACGCTCCACCATCCGGTCGCGGGTGATCTCACCCTCGACTGGGACACGCTCACCGCCAGCACCGACCCCGACCAGCAGCTCGTCGTCTGGACGGCCGAGGCGGGCACCCCCTCCCACGACGGGCTGCGCATCCTCGCGTCCTGGGCCGCGGACCACCCCATGGCCCTCTCCGGCCGCGAGGACCGACGGAACACCCGGTAA